ACTGTATCCTCAGTGGATCAACAAAACTGAAACCCATTCAGCAACATTCCCACTCAGTTCATACATCGTATATAAACATACAAATGATTTGTCTCTTTTCCTTGTTTAAAGTTTAGCAATATGACATGACTTAGTTGGACTTTTAGCTTTGGCAGCTTTAAACAAGTCCATTGAAAGATGATAAACATTATGCTGATTGGTTGATGCAAATTCTATGACATGCTttataaatttgtcccttttcttTCTGCATCTGCCTCAAATGAAGTTTGGTATAAGGTTTTGCATGAATTAGCATGGTAATCTTAATTGCAAGAGTTCAGATGTACCACAGATGGAAGCTATTGAGTTGAAGTATGCATTTTGATGTCtgctctttttcttttcctcttcattTTTGATAGTTCCAAGATCAACATTTCAGACAAAAATAACATAACATTGTGAAAATGATGAAACATTGGCTTGATAACCCTCTTTCTTCAGATATCAAGGCAAGTTACTAGTGGCATGCAACAGGTAGCATGCAAGATGTCACTGAAATCATGCTATGTGTTCATAATGTCAATTTATTGAAACATTAACCTTAAGTGTTGATTCTATCTTGTGATGCTCTATTGGAACCAACATCTCTCTGACGTCCTAAAGATCTTTGATGTGCATCTGCCTGCACATAAATGAATAGCCAACATCTTATTTTCTAATTGACTAATCTCCTGCACAAGAGATTCATATGGTGTCTGTCATGACTGTAGGATGTTTTCAGATTTCTTTAGGTTGTAGATTAAGGCAAACAAGATTGAATTGTTCTTAAGATGATCGCTTGAAAATCATTAAGTtttgtcattattattattatcattattgtttACTTTTGTTCAATCTTTTGCCTTATACCTCTGTATGCAAGAGAATTACTTAGGAACAGCACTGTTCACATTAAAATTTATTGACGTTGCAGTTGTCATGGTCATTAAAAAAGGGGGGAAAATATAAGGTTTATTGCTTATTCTCTTTCAATCAGCTAAGCTTGGATTTTAGAGCCAAAATGTCGATATAATTCGATATTTCCCTTACTTTGAGTCTGCAAGATTGTTCATTAGTGTGAGTAAATATACACAGGCAAGAGAAGCTTATGACTTGGCTGATGGCAACCAATTAGTTTTTGCTAATCGATAAAATAGAAATATTGTCACACAATAATATATTAGCATTGTCTATTCATTATTTATGTAAATTTCCATATTCTGAGGATAAATAAGAGCTTTATTTTTGATAGGTCGACTCAACATAACCGTGTGCAGTAATTTTTGTTAGTTTAGTTCCATGTGGTTACGTAAAGGTCGACTCAACATAGCTCAGTCATAGCATTTTATTCCTCCTCATCTTTTTTAGGGTTACCAAAGGTTAAAGTTTTGAAGaatgataattaatttaattagttAAAACTTTGATTATTAGATGActaaattaaaatttaagaaTCAAATCTCATCCTCAGAGTGGTTGCACTCCACATCACAGAAACCTGGACCCATATCTAATGTACATATAGCAAAGCTTGGGGCTTGATTCATTGACCCTGTGGAACAATGTTTCTTTCATCCATTCTATCAATCTCCCTTTTATGTGAGAGTCACATCAATTCAATAAATGTGGAGAAGTAATTTGAAAGATGGTTGACCTAAAATTTTCAATTTACAAAGTTTCAAGtcatattaatataatatataatatgaaaGTTTCACAATGAGATCTCTACTGTATTATACAAAATTAACCATCCATTCGAGCAATGGATAGTTATGCTACATAAACTACACGAGTAAGCAGCTAGCATTGGTCATAAAGCTCGAAAAAACCAATAAAAGGATGGCTATTTACAGAGAATTATCCTCGCAACTCTATTCAAATCCTTATGTGCAGGAAAAAGCTCGTGAATCCATGATTCGTTCATTCAGATCATAGTTGgaagaaagcagaagagttggtcaCAGTTTGGGAACAAAGGGACAGGTTCAGTGGATGTGTGGCATCCAAttactctttctcttcttctgcaCCAGCATCTGCTGCTCCGTATATCACATCAATATAGCTCCCAACCATTTTCATATCAAGACCTGGAAACCGATGAGGGCTACTGGGTCGCAGATCTATTTTGATAAATGGCCATCTCATCGCTTGGGCAGCTTCACATTCTTCAGGTCCATCTCCAATTGCACAGAATCGGACATTCGGGCCACCAAACCGCTCTTTGATCCATGAAAAGCATTGAAGCTTCCCTACTTCCCAGGAGCTGTAAACTATGGAGCAATGTAAATTTTAGCAATTCTTACGGAAACATTCAACTATACACAATTGATTATGCTCCGAGATATAATCATGATTCATGGGATAACATGATCACACATATTAAACAGCGCTAAACATAGTTCTCCCATGCAGTGCAAATCTTATATGTGATTATTCGATTTACTACATCAATATGCATTTAGTAACATAAGGCACATAAATGGATTTTATATTGCCATTCCATGGGAGAACCAAGTTATCCATCTAAGAAAGACCGGAGAAGGGCTAACAAGACCAGAGTTTATGAGTTTGAGCATATGCATACCGTATCCAGAAACCTTGAACAATCTCAATTTTCTGAACTAAGAACAAATAGACCTAGTTTACAAGATGTGTATCTCATGCAGAAAGTATAAAAAAATATGCACACACTTAAATTTTATGGCCTTCAGTATAGCCAATTTAATAACTCAGATTCAGCAATTTCCATATGTCAACCAGTATGCTGTAACCCACATTGATCCGTTCTTTTCCAATTTTTTTCTCCTTAAATTGTTATTATTTTTCCCCCTAAGTTTCTGAACCATGAAACAAAACTTGATACAGTTATCCATATCGAAATaagcaacaaaaaaaaggaaaaaaaaaaagaaaacacttaCCGTTATTAGCCGAGATTACATCATCCAACCGATAAAGCAAACACTTGGCAAGACTGGGAATCAGGGCTCCTGAAGTGACTAAGACATTGATATTTTGACATTTGGTTGTGATAGATCCAGGTTCCATATCTGACGGAAGATCACTAGCTGAAAAGCTAGTTTTACCCATAGTTTGCTCCAACAATGCATGTCCTGCAAtgaacaaaaaattaaaatttctttTACTGTGTAAAAGCTGATAAAGATAAAAGCATCAATATCGTGAAAACTGGTGAGCACAAGACAGCAAAATCTACTGCATTGCGATTGTGGAAGATtctgatcttttttattattagaaATTGAAGAATCAAGTCGAGATTTAGTGCTTTAATAGTTCACTTTTTTAATGGCCTTAGCTGCAGAAATCTTTTTATAGAAAGTTGCCAGCAACAGGCAGCTACATTAACAAAATTCATAATATGTTCACAAAGAACATAATAATATTGAATATCCAAGTTGATACTCATCATTCTCTGGGAACATAGGTCTTGAAAAGAAAAAACACTCAATACACAAAAggttcataatttttaaaattttttctcCTACAACATTATATAAATTAGTAGTTTTCTACTCGGTCCTGCATTAGGTGGATTGATATTTCAAACATAATGAGATCAAACATAAAAGAGTACTAAACCATGATCAATTGATAGTTGTATGTACATTAAGAAGAACATTGTAGTCAAAATACATACCAGAAGAAAGCCAACCATCTGTATAGTTATCAGTCGACTTGTATAAATCATTCCAAAGCTTAATCATCTCTTGGTCGAGTACCTTATTTAAACCCTGCATTAACCGAGAGTCCACTATCAAATACATTAAGATGTCCTATCCATAAAAACAGGGATAAAACAGTTACATTAATCAAACAAATTAAATTGCATATTTCTGGATATGTAGCAGTAAGCATATCATCGAAGTAAGAATTATGACAAAAGAAAACCCATGTAATTCATGTTGTACTCATTTTCCATAAAAAAAGGACCAAAGTCCAAGATGGGCCAAGCTTGACCGCATATGAGGTCCATAATTCAATAATTCCAATTCAAAGCTTAACCAAATAAGGTATAGTTTGCTTTTGACAAGACACTACCCTAATCAGAGCCAATTGCATCTATTCATGActaaaaaatctttatttgatgagagaattaggtgctaattaaaaaaaaagaaggaaatttaGAAAGAGTAAACAATATCATAAGTAGTAGCAAAGTCAACCAATAACCACATCATATTTCTGCAAGACAATCACAGACAGATGCCTTACCAAGTTTTGAAAATTTAATATTCCAAAGCTGTATGACAGAACACTTGGGCATAAGATTGGAATAACATACtgacacagacttagctggttttgcctaagtcgtgcggcacccttgcgtgtccgtccgcaaaggtcagcctccccgaagactcccattgtcccttaggacccccaaaagagagaacgggttagagagaacgcctcaatcgggatccacaagcaaacatgcccgaaaaacacttcatagacaatgcaaattacaaacagactttacaagctctgaacagtggcacaacaaagggtaaaatggtccattacagaccgaaaagctctcgcacgtgtccacatgacacaacctttatttacaagcctaaagaggccaccaacccaactaaaatgggacttataagccttcggctgcccctctacatgctgtacaaggcatgaacatgccaacagacacggacagatataagcattacatcaaacatcctgtttcaaagtttgtccgtgacattctcccccacttatcccttcgacgtcctcgtcgaagcctttgtgaacactgcaactcttcgcccttgctgagtcttcaatcttctgctccagctgcaatgcgcctcttggctcccagctgctctccgctgctgtttttgggtagtcgaacctttgatccgccatgctgcttcaactcgccaatgactctgactctggtgtggggttggctga
This Musa acuminata AAA Group cultivar baxijiao chromosome BXJ1-2, Cavendish_Baxijiao_AAA, whole genome shotgun sequence DNA region includes the following protein-coding sequences:
- the LOC135597967 gene encoding eyes absent homolog, giving the protein MGEMMDIKVPKEVAKPMTVYVWDMDETLILFKSLLDGTYAAAFDGLKDTRIGVEIGKRWENHILQVCDEHFFYEEIENYNEPFLHSLSEYDDGQDLSNYDFNNDGFCFPYDDSNKKKLAYRHRLIAQKYSQGLNKVLDQEMIKLWNDLYKSTDNYTDGWLSSGHALLEQTMGKTSFSASDLPSDMEPGSITTKCQNINVLVTSGALIPSLAKCLLYRLDDVISANNVYSSWEVGKLQCFSWIKERFGGPNVRFCAIGDGPEECEAAQAMRWPFIKIDLRPSSPHRFPGLDMKMVGSYIDVIYGAADAGAEEEKE